The following are from one region of the Muntiacus reevesi chromosome 3, mMunRee1.1, whole genome shotgun sequence genome:
- the OPRD1 gene encoding delta-type opioid receptor isoform X2: protein MKTATNIYIFNLALADALATSTLPFQSAKYLMETWPFGELLCKVVLSIDYYNMFTSIFTLTMMSVDRYIAVCHPVKALDFRTPAKAKLINICIWVLASGVGVPIMVMAVTRPRDGAVVCMLQFPSPSWYWDTVTKICVFLFAFVVPILVITVCYGLMLLRLRSVRLLSGSKEKDRSLRRITRMVLVVVGAFVVCWAPIHIFVIVWTLVDIDRRDPLVVAALHLCIALGYANSSLNPVLYAFLDENFKRCFRQLCRTPCGRPEPGSFSRAREATARERVTACTPPDGPGGGAAA, encoded by the exons ATGAAGACGGCCACCAACATCTACATTTTCAACCTGGCCTTGGCGGACGCCCTGGCCACCAGCACACTGCCCTTCCAGAGTGCCAAGTACCTGATGGAGACATGGCCCTTTGGGGAACTGCTCTGCAAGGTCGTGCTCTCCATTGACTACTACAATATGTTCACCAGCATCTTCACGCTCACCATGATGAGCGTCGACCGCTACATTGCCGTCTGCCACCCCGTCAAGGCCCTGGACTTCCGCACCCCTGCCAAGGCCAAGCTGATCAACATCTGCATCTGGGTCCTGGCCTCTGGTGTCGGTGTACCCATCATGGTCATGGCTGTGACCCGCCCCCGGG ACGGGGCAGTGGTGTGCATGCTCCAGTTTCCCAGCCCCAGCTGGTACTGGGACACGGTGACCAAGATCTGCGTGTTCCTCTTCGCCTTCGTCGTGCCGATCCTCGTCATCACCGTGTGCTACGGCCTCATGCTGCTGCGCCTGCGCAGTGTGCGCCTGCTGTCGGGCTCCAAGGAGAAGGACCGCAGTCTGCGGCGCATCACCCgcatggtgctggtggtggtgggcgCCTTCGTGGTGTGCTGGGCCCCCATCCACATCTTCGTCATCGTCTGGACGCTGGTGGACATCGACCGCCGCGACCCGCTGGTGGTGGCCGCGCTGCACCTGTGCATCGCGCTCGGCTACGCCAACAGCAGCCTCAACCCCGTGCTCTACGCCTTCCTCGACGAGAACTTCAAGCGCTGCTTCCGCCAGCTCTGCCGCACGCCCTGCGGCCGCCCGGAGCCCGGCAGCTTCAGCCGCGCCCGCGAAGCCACGGCCCGCGAACGGGTCACCGCCTGCACCCCGCCCGACGGCCCCGGCGGTGGCGCCGCCGCTTGA